In Gigantopelta aegis isolate Gae_Host chromosome 6, Gae_host_genome, whole genome shotgun sequence, the following are encoded in one genomic region:
- the LOC121374945 gene encoding vacuolar protein sorting-associated protein 28 homolog, whose protein sequence is MFAQVQSSNISAASSTNNVGLYEEVKLYKTAREREKYDNMADLYALINTLQSLEKAYIKDAILAKEYTAACSKLLVQYKAAFKQVQSEFHTIEEFMKKYRLDCPAALERIKEDRPITIKDDKGNTSKCIADIVSLFITVMDKLRLEIRAMDEIHPDLRDLMETMNRLSILPRDFEGRQKVKKWLDTLSSMKASEELDDGQVRQMLFDLESSYNAFNQVLHDH, encoded by the exons ATGTTTGCACAAGTGCAGTCTTCAAATATCAGCG CTGCAAGTTCAACAAATAATGTTGGTTTATATGAG gAGGTGAAGCTATACAAGACAGCAAGGGAAAGAGAAAA ATATGACAACATGGCAGATTTGTATGCCCTCATTAATACACTACAGAGTTTAGAAAAAGCTTACATCAAAGATGCAATTCTTGCTAAAGA GTACACAGCTGCATGTTCAAAGTTGCTTGTGCAGTATAAAGCTGCATTCAAACAAGTCCAGAGTGAATTCCATACTATTGAAGaatttatgaaaaaatatagg CTGGATTGCCCTGCAGCTCTGGAGAGGATCAAGGAAGATCGCCCAATAACTATCAAGGATGACAAAGGAAACACCAGCAAGTGTATTGCTGATATTGTCTCG TTATTTATTACTGTGATGGACAAACTGAGACTGGAAATAAGAGCCATGGATGAG ATTCATCCTGATTTACGAGATCTGATGGAAACGATGAACAGACTGAGCATTCTTCCAAGGGATTTTGAAGGGAGACAGAAAGTTaaaaaatg GCTGGACACACTAAGCTCCATGAAGGCATCAGAAGAATTAGACGATGGACAAGTAAGACAGATGCTCTTTGATCTGGAATCATCATACAATGCTTTTAACCAAGTCCTTCATGACCATTAG
- the LOC121376355 gene encoding calcium and integrin-binding protein 1-like, producing MGSSQSAFTEQELEDYQTLTYLTKKEILHVFKRFSALSPDVVSKNKNVKLEKDVVLKLPELEVNPFRERICEVFSSAGDGGLTFEDFLDMMSVFSDQAPKNVKVEYAFRIYDFDSDDMLSSNDLKKVVEKLTGSQQKLDDEDMQQLIDNILSEADLDDDESLSFAEFEHVISKAPDFVNSFRIRL from the exons atgggaaGTTCACAGAGTGCTTTTACGGAACAAGAACTTGAAGACTACcaa aCTTTGACATAtttgacaaagaaagaaattttgca TGTTTTCAAGCGATTCTCTGCCCTTTCCCCAGATGTGGTGTCAAAGAACAAAAATGTCAAACTTGAAAAAGACGTTGTACTTAAACTTCCAGAACTTGAG GTGAACCCATTTCGAGAGAGAATCTGTGAGGTGTTTTCTTCTGCTGGAGATGGTGGTCTGACCTTTGAGGATTTTTTAGACATGATGTCGGTATTCAGTGACCAAGCACCCAAGAACGTCAAAGTGGAATATGCATTTAGAATTTATG ATTTTGACAGTGATGACATGCTGTCGAGCAATGACCTAAAGAAAGTGGTTGAGAAGCTGACTGGCAGCCAGCAGAAACTGGATGATGAAGACATGCAGCAGCTCATTGATAAT ATTTTAAGTGAAGCAGATCTGGATGATGATGAATCCTTGTCGTTTGCAGAATTTGAGCATGTTATCTCAAAAGCTCCTGATTTTGTCAA TTCATTCCGGATCCGACTTTGA